A genomic stretch from Kovacikia minuta CCNUW1 includes:
- a CDS encoding ParA family protein codes for MPKVKVADSTVLPEKCPKILAFANQKGGSGKSTGAVHAADWFIQKGRSAILVDADGQQSSSSWLKDLELPCKVISDPEALFDELPRLAKSYDVVVVDGPGNASEVTKAVLIRSDLILIPCRDSMIDLASTGKIVQFVRQAKEIRGGLPIAAIYLNAVKDNTILLREAREALQSGIIPLLNTTLPDRQCIKDSPGQGNTVFRMKGEAARTAARAYTKLFVEALKLFDSES; via the coding sequence ATGCCGAAAGTTAAAGTTGCTGATTCAACGGTGCTGCCTGAAAAGTGTCCTAAAATTCTGGCGTTCGCCAATCAAAAAGGGGGATCAGGAAAATCAACGGGGGCAGTTCATGCGGCGGATTGGTTTATTCAAAAGGGCCGTTCCGCGATTTTGGTTGACGCGGATGGGCAGCAAAGTTCATCCAGTTGGCTGAAAGATTTAGAGTTACCCTGTAAGGTCATTAGCGATCCAGAAGCGCTGTTTGACGAATTGCCCAGGTTGGCAAAATCCTATGATGTGGTTGTGGTCGATGGACCTGGAAATGCAAGTGAGGTGACAAAGGCAGTTTTAATCCGATCCGATCTGATCTTGATCCCCTGTCGAGATTCAATGATTGACCTGGCAAGCACAGGTAAAATTGTGCAGTTTGTGCGGCAGGCAAAGGAGATTCGAGGCGGGCTACCGATCGCAGCGATCTACCTCAATGCGGTTAAAGATAATACGATTCTGTTGCGTGAAGCCAGAGAGGCTTTACAAAGTGGAATTATCCCACTGCTGAATACGACACTTCCTGATCGTCAGTGCATTAAGGATTCGCCAGGTCAGGGTAATACCGTATTCCGAATGAAGGGAGAAGCTGCCAGGACAGCAGCGCGTGCATACACCAAACTCTTTGTTGAAGCCTTGAAGTTATTTGACTCTGAATCATGA
- a CDS encoding ParB/RepB/Spo0J family partition protein yields the protein MTTRRKLKDAIASNEELSFVFGQSTAEKIVQTVEAVQEQMIPFRSILCTFSFVPDQKPVRHYYDAGELEQWALNDIQPNGIRSPLWVRSHPIVSGKYELVAGLRRLKAAEILGLEFLPAKIFDWDDRTAFHAAISENSNRRDFSALEELDNTLRLLEIQLGYDTDEVVSFLYRMNNATKGTTNQNVLVSEEAELVQQIFNAFGRITWQSFVATRLPLLKKPNDILDAIRQGKIQYTKGILIASVKDPDARQDLLEEVIEASLPLSEIKQRIKASNDGTQRPTGSAAKSVSLQQRLTQTVQMAKRNKSLWHDPSKTQQIEQVIGQLEAIVMS from the coding sequence ATGACTACTCGCCGAAAACTTAAGGATGCGATCGCCAGTAACGAAGAGTTAAGCTTCGTTTTTGGTCAATCGACTGCGGAAAAAATTGTTCAAACCGTAGAAGCGGTTCAAGAACAGATGATTCCATTTCGTTCCATCCTTTGTACCTTCTCATTTGTTCCCGACCAAAAACCGGTTCGCCATTACTACGATGCAGGTGAACTGGAGCAATGGGCGCTCAATGATATTCAACCCAATGGAATTCGTTCCCCCCTTTGGGTACGATCGCACCCGATCGTATCAGGAAAGTATGAACTGGTTGCAGGTCTCCGACGTTTGAAAGCAGCCGAGATCCTTGGGTTGGAATTCCTTCCAGCTAAGATTTTTGACTGGGATGACCGGACCGCTTTTCACGCTGCCATATCAGAAAATTCAAACCGACGAGATTTTAGTGCTTTAGAAGAACTGGATAACACTTTACGGTTGCTCGAAATTCAGTTAGGGTACGATACCGATGAGGTTGTTAGCTTTCTCTACCGAATGAACAACGCAACCAAAGGAACCACTAACCAAAACGTTTTGGTTAGCGAAGAAGCTGAACTGGTACAGCAAATCTTTAATGCCTTTGGGCGAATTACCTGGCAATCTTTTGTTGCAACCCGACTTCCGCTTCTTAAGAAGCCGAACGACATTTTGGATGCAATTCGGCAAGGCAAGATTCAGTATACGAAAGGAATTTTAATTGCCAGTGTCAAAGATCCTGATGCTCGTCAGGATCTCTTAGAAGAAGTAATCGAAGCTTCATTACCCCTGTCTGAAATCAAGCAACGGATTAAAGCCTCAAACGATGGCACTCAGCGACCGACGGGATCTGCTGCAAAATCAGTTAGCCTACAGCAACGTTTGACGCAAACCGTTCAGATGGCAAAAAGGAATAAATCCCTCTGGCATGATCCCAGTAAAACCCAACAGATCGAGCAGGTGATTGGTCAATTGGAGGCAATTGTGATGAGTTAG
- a CDS encoding glycosyltransferase: MKQLPQIASSQAAEVRTASKSPLPKISVIIPAFNEEENIEDCVKSVITSTQRSAAQLEVWIIDDQSTDRTPEILQTLQMQLADPRLNLIAGLPRPSDQVWTGKNWACHQGASLAKGEFLLFIDADMRLKPDAISAVVQVAIAHQLDFLTCIPTIVCGSLIEWLVQPLMFINLIVSFNSQAVKNPKAKTSFALGPFLLFRASTYNEIGGHQSVAGQIAEDVAFARKLKHGGFKLQQFIGTDLASLRMYRNWQSLWEGWTKVLYVGAQQNFGLMVLLMIVMILVYTIPWVGLAIATVQVLQNSTAILWAEIGLAGLAIVLQFWIRKLGSQALGTSTKYWWLQSIGGFLIALLAITSVIKAETGWGWTWRGRKLVSVK, translated from the coding sequence GTGAAGCAGTTACCACAAATTGCTTCATCCCAGGCTGCTGAGGTACGAACTGCTTCTAAATCGCCACTTCCCAAAATTTCAGTCATCATCCCAGCTTTTAATGAGGAAGAAAATATTGAGGATTGCGTTAAGTCCGTTATCACCAGTACCCAACGATCGGCAGCCCAACTGGAAGTATGGATTATTGATGACCAGTCCACCGATCGCACACCAGAGATTCTCCAAACCTTGCAAATGCAATTGGCTGATCCAAGGCTCAATCTGATCGCAGGATTGCCCAGACCCAGTGATCAAGTCTGGACGGGTAAGAATTGGGCATGCCACCAGGGGGCATCGCTGGCTAAAGGAGAATTCCTACTCTTTATCGATGCGGATATGCGCTTAAAACCGGATGCCATTTCGGCAGTGGTTCAGGTTGCGATCGCCCACCAACTTGATTTTTTGACCTGCATTCCGACAATCGTTTGCGGCTCATTAATCGAGTGGTTGGTGCAGCCGCTCATGTTCATCAATTTGATCGTCAGCTTCAATTCCCAAGCCGTCAAAAATCCAAAAGCAAAAACTTCCTTTGCCCTGGGTCCCTTTCTTCTGTTTCGAGCCTCTACCTATAATGAGATCGGGGGACACCAATCCGTTGCTGGACAGATTGCTGAAGACGTGGCGTTTGCCCGCAAGCTAAAACACGGTGGGTTTAAGCTTCAGCAATTTATTGGGACCGATCTTGCATCACTCCGTATGTACCGTAACTGGCAGTCGCTCTGGGAAGGATGGACAAAAGTTTTATATGTTGGAGCACAACAGAATTTCGGTCTGATGGTACTTCTGATGATTGTCATGATCCTGGTTTACACAATTCCCTGGGTAGGTTTAGCCATCGCCACTGTGCAAGTTCTTCAGAATTCAACCGCCATCCTCTGGGCTGAAATTGGATTAGCAGGACTGGCGATCGTTCTGCAATTCTGGATCAGAAAATTAGGATCACAAGCCCTGGGAACCTCCACAAAATATTGGTGGCTGCAAAGCATTGGTGGCTTCTTGATTGCCCTGCTGGCGATCACCTCCGTTATTAAAGCCGAAACAGGTTGGGGATGGACCTGGCGTGGACGCAAACTAGTCTCTGTAAAATAA
- a CDS encoding cyclic nucleotide-binding domain-containing protein: protein MYILCLQGYIFFGTSNTFLNRVRHILTRARTPIRYLVFDFHLISGLDSSAISSFVKLRRLAQQQELHLVFTHLHPDLEHQLIRNDCIQVEDGICHRFPDLDRGIEWCEEQILKATHLRRRRFLPLALQISDLLLLQKEEGRQFMHYLEPLQLSAGCILFKPGEASDTLYFLENGQVSILSQSQDEAPQRLQRLSSGTVLGEAEFYQNTPRSVTAIADKDSSLYCLTRQNLQFMQKQHPHLAAAFHQFIAHLLAERLFPPNLQF, encoded by the coding sequence ATTTATATTCTGTGCCTTCAGGGCTATATCTTTTTTGGCACTTCCAACACTTTCCTCAACCGTGTGCGCCATATACTGACACGCGCAAGAACGCCCATTCGGTATTTGGTATTTGATTTCCATCTGATCAGTGGGTTAGATTCATCGGCAATATCGAGCTTTGTTAAACTTCGCCGTCTGGCGCAACAGCAAGAGTTGCACCTGGTTTTTACCCACCTTCACCCCGATCTGGAACACCAATTGATTCGAAATGATTGCATTCAGGTTGAAGATGGGATCTGCCATCGCTTTCCCGATCTCGATCGCGGCATTGAATGGTGCGAAGAACAGATCCTCAAAGCCACCCACCTGCGACGACGACGATTCTTGCCCCTGGCGCTGCAAATCTCCGACCTGCTGCTCCTCCAGAAAGAGGAGGGACGCCAATTCATGCATTATCTAGAACCCCTCCAGCTCTCGGCTGGCTGCATCCTATTTAAGCCTGGAGAAGCATCCGATACCCTTTACTTCCTGGAAAATGGTCAAGTGAGTATTTTGAGTCAGTCTCAGGACGAGGCACCCCAGCGCTTACAAAGGCTCAGTTCCGGTACCGTGTTAGGAGAAGCCGAATTTTACCAAAACACCCCCCGCTCCGTGACCGCGATCGCCGATAAAGACAGCAGCCTTTATTGCCTCACGCGCCAAAACCTGCAATTCATGCAGAAGCAGCATCCCCATTTAGCTGCCGCCTTTCACCAATTTATTGCCCATCTCCTGGCAGAACGGCTGTTTCCACCCAACCTGCAATTTTAG
- a CDS encoding SulP family inorganic anion transporter, with translation MFNRLPRLQTGALLPNIVAGLISGLVSVTYSLSFAALIFSGNLATHLSVGINSALISAALIAFAVACTSSFSFAIAGPDSNTSAILALMASSITTQLIGQDGSASILPTVWAMLVGSSILSGLFLIGLNQLQLGHFVRFVPYPVIGGFLAGAGWLIIRGGFTVATGVSLGFGNLTHLFQFDTLIHWLPALGFAVLLKCVLNRFNDYFVLPAFLVAGLVLTYLLLSSMGISLEQAREQGWLFSVGAINSQETITGWSFLAQINWQILFRETTSLMAMMTVLAIATLLNATGLELTNQQDIDINRELKACGIANLAAGLGGGMVGYLSFNRSILNHAAGATSRLSGIVASLLCGTFLLLGTKMIAYVPKPLLGGLLFYIGLSSLIEWLYNARKRLPIVEYGLIVLILLIIAASGFLQGVGAGLVIACLIFAVNYSRTGLIHDEKFGVNRPSNFKRSFQQQRICAPGRLPDLYSVPSGLYLFWHFQHFPQPCAPYTDTRKNAHSVFGI, from the coding sequence ATGTTCAACCGTCTGCCTCGACTTCAGACAGGAGCTTTGCTGCCAAACATCGTGGCAGGCTTAATCTCCGGGCTGGTTTCGGTTACCTACAGCCTTTCCTTTGCCGCCCTCATCTTTTCGGGGAATTTGGCTACGCATCTATCGGTTGGTATCAATAGTGCGCTAATCAGTGCCGCTTTGATCGCGTTTGCTGTCGCCTGCACCAGTTCTTTCAGCTTCGCGATCGCTGGCCCAGACTCCAACACATCTGCCATCCTGGCATTAATGGCAAGCTCCATCACGACCCAATTAATTGGTCAAGACGGATCAGCCAGCATTCTACCAACGGTTTGGGCAATGCTGGTCGGCAGTTCCATTCTTTCCGGGCTATTTTTAATCGGGCTAAATCAGCTTCAGCTAGGGCATTTCGTTCGCTTCGTCCCCTATCCGGTAATTGGCGGGTTCCTGGCTGGAGCCGGGTGGCTAATTATTCGCGGTGGCTTTACCGTCGCCACCGGAGTTTCCTTAGGATTTGGCAATCTCACCCATTTATTTCAATTCGACACACTGATCCATTGGTTACCGGCGTTGGGGTTTGCAGTGCTGCTCAAATGCGTTCTCAACCGCTTCAACGATTACTTTGTCCTGCCTGCTTTCTTGGTGGCAGGACTGGTACTCACCTATCTGCTGCTCAGTAGCATGGGCATTTCCCTGGAACAGGCACGGGAGCAGGGTTGGCTCTTCTCAGTTGGAGCCATCAACTCCCAGGAAACCATAACCGGATGGTCCTTTTTAGCACAGATCAATTGGCAGATTTTGTTTAGAGAAACCACCAGTTTGATGGCGATGATGACGGTGCTGGCGATCGCCACTCTGCTCAATGCCACCGGATTGGAACTCACCAATCAGCAGGATATAGACATCAACCGCGAACTCAAAGCTTGTGGTATCGCTAATCTGGCAGCGGGACTCGGCGGTGGCATGGTCGGTTACCTCTCGTTTAACCGGAGTATCCTGAACCACGCCGCTGGCGCTACCAGTCGGCTATCGGGAATTGTTGCCAGTCTTCTCTGTGGCACCTTTTTGTTGCTTGGGACGAAGATGATCGCCTATGTGCCCAAACCACTTCTGGGTGGACTCCTGTTCTATATTGGTCTCAGCTCTCTGATTGAATGGCTCTACAACGCCCGCAAAAGATTGCCTATCGTTGAATATGGCTTGATTGTGCTAATTCTGCTGATTATTGCGGCATCAGGCTTCTTGCAAGGGGTGGGAGCCGGATTGGTGATCGCCTGCCTGATCTTTGCTGTCAATTACAGCCGGACAGGTCTGATTCACGATGAAAAATTCGGGGTCAATCGCCCCAGCAACTTCAAGCGATCGTTTCAACAGCAACGTATTTGTGCGCCAGGCAGGCTACCAGATTTATATTCTGTGCCTTCAGGGCTATATCTTTTTTGGCACTTCCAACACTTTCCTCAACCGTGTGCGCCATATACTGACACGCGCAAGAACGCCCATTCGGTATTTGGTATTTGA
- a CDS encoding slr1659 superfamily regulator, protein MEITSEKYSVQYDETMQTVFCRGALRLAGMEDYAPIVQLLDQVLEDHPAILKLNLQELEFLNSSGINVLSKFVLKVRDKEDIKLIVNGSTTIPWQERSLKNLQRLMPSLELTWD, encoded by the coding sequence ATGGAGATTACATCTGAGAAGTATAGCGTTCAGTACGACGAAACCATGCAAACCGTGTTTTGCCGAGGAGCCTTACGGCTGGCAGGGATGGAAGACTACGCACCAATTGTGCAGTTGTTGGATCAGGTGCTGGAGGATCATCCCGCTATCCTCAAACTCAATTTGCAGGAACTTGAATTTCTGAATAGCTCAGGAATTAATGTCTTGTCAAAATTTGTTCTGAAGGTGCGCGACAAAGAAGATATCAAGCTGATTGTCAACGGTTCAACTACAATTCCCTGGCAGGAGCGATCGCTCAAAAATTTGCAACGCCTGATGCCTAGCTTAGAACTGACGTGGGACTAG
- a CDS encoding slr1658 superfamily regulator produces the protein MVQILGDFSEHLPVSKEYLTIVFSPSSAPLQQRWHNNGLSADFMADYFAAFFPRSQDTVSKINSKVEVKSAVSFIANELLENAMKFNDSTTEYPISITLQLHTDSLVFLATNSLKAQTVDHFQSFIQEIMTADPGDLLIRQLEKNAEEDSPDSSGLGLLTMMSDYLAKIGWKFETVQEDPEIITVTTMVYLMM, from the coding sequence ATGGTTCAAATCCTTGGAGATTTCAGTGAACATTTGCCTGTTAGCAAAGAGTACTTGACGATCGTTTTTTCACCCAGTTCTGCTCCCTTGCAACAACGCTGGCACAATAACGGGTTGTCAGCTGACTTTATGGCAGACTACTTTGCTGCGTTTTTCCCCAGAAGCCAGGACACTGTTTCAAAAATCAACAGCAAGGTTGAGGTCAAAAGTGCTGTCAGCTTCATTGCCAATGAATTACTCGAAAACGCAATGAAGTTTAACGATTCCACAACGGAATATCCCATCAGCATTACCCTGCAACTGCATACCGATAGCCTTGTTTTCCTTGCAACCAATAGTCTTAAGGCGCAAACAGTCGATCATTTTCAGTCGTTTATTCAAGAAATTATGACGGCTGATCCTGGCGATTTGCTGATTCGTCAGTTAGAAAAGAATGCGGAGGAGGATAGCCCCGATAGTTCTGGTCTGGGGTTATTAACCATGATGAGTGATTATCTAGCAAAAATCGGGTGGAAATTTGAAACGGTTCAGGAAGACCCGGAAATTATTACAGTAACCACCATGGTCTACTTGATGATGTAG
- a CDS encoding SulP family inorganic anion transporter, whose product MVSALKQELQIQSWLPSVAVGLIMGVTMTLTEIIPMAALVFSGQLEPFLPTGISITLLSAAIVGIVLALRSSFVGLLAFPVAEQVTILGTMAAAIARSMSAASSEEVLLTIVAAIVVSSLLTGAFLYILGRFKLGELIRFLPYPVVGGFLAGLGYLITAGSIHVLTRETLSWVTLGSFLQGDMVLRWVPSLIFAVLLLVMTRRYHHFAILPGSMAAAIALFYLVLFLTHTSIAQALQTGWLLGPFPENHSWKPFSAMVLTQANWSAIVPQLGSIAALMLITALSLLLISSSLELITERDMDLNRELEATGIACLLSGLLGGMVGSHAITSMLVEKMGGKSRLVGVVVALIYLIFLLVGVSFLTFFPKPVLGGLLMFTGLDLLAMQLYDGWFKLPKTDYGIVLLIMAIVVMFGFVVGVVVGLVIAIILFALNYSRVSVARYSRSGASLSSHRKRPPNQERMLHEEGEKTHVLTLQGFIFFGTANQLFTQIRQRVHTPNLPALQFLVLDFRLVTGLDSSAVVSFVKLKQLARKQDFRIVFADVLPVVEKPLRQGGVVVLDDPQCKVVFDLDRAMEWCENQLLEASKYRRTRFLPMVMQLKTYLTADSNQVSTLMKYLELMTLEVNDYLFHQGDAATALYFIESGEMSTLMSTEGKDRRVQTLGAGTTVGEVEFYTQVPYKVAAIADKPTRLYRLSSEDLQRMQQEQPEVAAIFSNWMNGLLANRLTYLQQEITSLTC is encoded by the coding sequence ATGGTTTCAGCTTTAAAGCAGGAGTTGCAAATACAGTCTTGGCTACCCAGTGTCGCGGTCGGTTTAATCATGGGAGTCACAATGACGCTGACCGAAATCATTCCGATGGCGGCGTTGGTGTTTTCTGGTCAACTAGAACCGTTTTTGCCCACGGGAATTAGCATTACCCTGCTGAGTGCGGCGATCGTTGGCATCGTCCTGGCATTACGCAGTTCATTCGTGGGCTTGCTGGCATTTCCCGTTGCCGAACAGGTGACGATTTTAGGCACAATGGCAGCGGCGATCGCCCGCTCAATGTCTGCTGCCAGCAGCGAGGAGGTCTTGCTGACCATTGTGGCAGCAATTGTCGTCTCCTCCCTATTAACAGGGGCATTTCTGTATATTCTAGGACGGTTCAAGCTGGGGGAACTGATCCGCTTTTTACCCTATCCGGTCGTGGGCGGTTTTTTGGCGGGTTTGGGCTATCTAATCACCGCTGGGAGTATTCATGTGCTGACCCGCGAAACGCTCAGTTGGGTAACATTGGGTTCCTTTCTTCAAGGCGACATGGTGTTGCGTTGGGTGCCCTCTTTGATTTTTGCGGTGTTGCTGTTGGTCATGACTCGTCGCTACCACCATTTCGCGATTTTACCAGGGAGCATGGCGGCGGCGATCGCGCTCTTCTACCTGGTGCTATTCCTGACCCACACGTCGATTGCGCAGGCATTGCAGACGGGCTGGTTGCTGGGGCCTTTTCCCGAAAACCATAGCTGGAAACCATTCAGTGCGATGGTTCTGACCCAGGCAAACTGGTCTGCGATCGTGCCGCAACTGGGTAGTATTGCGGCGCTGATGTTGATCACGGCACTGTCGCTACTGTTGATCTCCAGTTCGCTAGAGCTAATTACCGAGCGAGATATGGATCTAAATCGGGAACTGGAGGCAACTGGAATTGCCTGTCTGCTGTCCGGTCTACTGGGTGGTATGGTGGGAAGCCATGCAATTACCTCCATGTTGGTGGAGAAGATGGGCGGCAAGAGCCGTCTGGTGGGGGTTGTCGTGGCGTTGATCTATCTCATCTTTCTGCTGGTCGGCGTGTCCTTTCTGACCTTCTTCCCCAAGCCTGTTTTAGGTGGGCTGCTGATGTTTACGGGATTGGATTTGTTGGCAATGCAATTGTATGACGGCTGGTTTAAGCTACCCAAGACCGATTACGGGATTGTGCTGCTGATTATGGCGATCGTTGTGATGTTCGGCTTTGTCGTCGGTGTTGTGGTTGGTTTGGTCATTGCCATTATCCTATTTGCGCTTAACTACAGTCGGGTCAGTGTTGCCCGTTATAGTCGATCGGGAGCCAGCCTCAGCAGCCATCGTAAACGTCCCCCCAATCAGGAACGGATGCTGCACGAGGAGGGGGAGAAGACTCATGTTTTAACCCTCCAGGGATTCATCTTTTTTGGCACTGCAAATCAGCTATTCACTCAAATCCGTCAGCGAGTGCACACCCCCAATTTGCCCGCGCTCCAATTTCTGGTGTTGGATTTTCGGCTGGTTACGGGGCTGGATTCTTCAGCCGTGGTTAGTTTTGTCAAACTGAAGCAATTAGCCCGCAAGCAAGACTTTCGAATTGTTTTTGCTGATGTGCTGCCAGTGGTGGAGAAGCCGCTCCGGCAGGGTGGTGTGGTGGTACTGGACGATCCGCAGTGCAAGGTGGTGTTCGATCTCGATCGGGCAATGGAGTGGTGTGAGAATCAGTTATTAGAAGCCAGTAAGTACCGCCGCACCCGATTTTTACCAATGGTCATGCAATTAAAAACTTACCTGACGGCTGATAGCAACCAGGTTTCGACCCTGATGAAATATCTGGAGTTGATGACATTGGAGGTCAACGACTATTTGTTTCATCAAGGAGATGCAGCAACGGCACTCTACTTCATCGAGTCGGGAGAAATGAGCACGCTCATGAGTACGGAAGGCAAGGATCGACGGGTGCAAACATTGGGGGCTGGAACCACGGTGGGGGAAGTGGAGTTTTATACCCAGGTTCCCTATAAAGTAGCCGCGATCGCCGATAAACCCACGCGCCTCTACCGCCTTTCTAGTGAAGATTTACAGCGCATGCAGCAGGAACAACCCGAAGTGGCAGCGATTTTTAGCAATTGGATGAATGGGCTTTTGGCAAATCGTCTCACCTATTTGCAACAGGAAATTACCAGTTTGACCTGCTAA
- a CDS encoding cyclic nucleotide-binding domain-containing protein, whose protein sequence is MEPFSSIHLPGAFTSYIEANFYGKVTEQSMLETIVNNESFLAEPLKHVALYSDHGIVHGRDIAAKIEQVLHQINGLLISKRQGNRLEFMLGYGVMLAYLHDIGMRDFSAFGRVMHPEFAAQLVYTPEFDPLVDLLWQENSGNVAWRLSNLSMGGKLQQNPQLVLREMLSLSIAHSKSKISVALLNDPLELQKTIQTCLSTNLHTLYHQQQIAKIERKLATESNLDIETLATLKHQLEIAKTSRSQWLKQTEHATHNPDLDRYYQNFAQTSFQWLTSSDPALQSLAVDVIDTLRVLRCADALRQRGQRFRTSAGYEVFVNQHTANAVYGLRSSDGSKQFLLEGKDPIAAGEANITSCVLDREGDLRVSFDRGSFSSPEAIQWAVHSAAIVINDIQADVIGSFQRSVGLDSASFGQKQPDTMKILIEGVDDNPTFAPAVCAELGQLNPVIADRCCPVTSLQHADLVEVERYLAGIQPTWNRQDQQSILNQIGRSGQKVDHLDLPNAFRDIKIVTLKAGEILFEADSPGSFVYISMGEGLRSFPSGGYQAAPVQAWMQIGDTAAIKGSRRNARVIAEQPTHLLMIPKQPYLQYWYNPYTVDEFIQLFGGTHQSTLERRHLLPAIAVYKKFIGKTRRHRYLPLSLRLKTVFQDPEQVAPFITYLEQRDVRVGDCLFRQADPADAIYFLELGQVHTVVEFISGQPKSVQSYESGALIGEIDFYTQSGYQTTAVAQCDSHLYCLTRAALHRMQQAHPQTALAFSNMLLSLVANRLVEVAKP, encoded by the coding sequence ATGGAACCTTTTTCCAGCATCCATTTGCCAGGAGCTTTCACTTCCTACATCGAAGCAAACTTTTATGGCAAAGTAACCGAACAATCGATGTTGGAGACGATCGTCAATAATGAAAGTTTCCTTGCTGAACCACTCAAGCATGTTGCGCTCTACTCAGATCATGGGATTGTGCATGGGCGAGACATTGCAGCGAAAATTGAGCAGGTCTTGCACCAGATCAATGGGTTGCTGATTTCGAAGCGGCAAGGCAATCGGCTGGAGTTTATGTTGGGCTACGGTGTCATGCTGGCGTATCTGCATGATATTGGGATGCGCGACTTTTCTGCTTTTGGGCGAGTGATGCACCCGGAGTTTGCTGCCCAACTGGTTTACACTCCAGAATTTGATCCGCTGGTCGATTTGCTCTGGCAGGAAAATTCTGGCAATGTAGCGTGGCGGTTGAGCAATTTATCGATGGGTGGCAAATTGCAGCAAAATCCTCAACTGGTTCTGCGGGAAATGTTGTCCTTATCAATTGCCCATAGTAAAAGCAAAATTTCAGTTGCACTTTTAAACGATCCACTTGAGTTACAGAAAACTATTCAAACCTGTCTTAGCACCAATTTGCATACGCTCTACCATCAACAGCAGATTGCCAAAATTGAACGGAAACTTGCCACTGAATCCAATCTAGATATAGAAACATTAGCAACACTTAAGCACCAATTAGAAATAGCAAAGACATCGCGATCGCAATGGTTAAAGCAAACAGAGCATGCAACCCATAACCCTGACCTCGATCGCTATTATCAAAATTTTGCTCAAACATCATTTCAATGGCTGACCAGCTCAGATCCGGCATTGCAATCATTAGCAGTAGATGTGATCGATACATTGCGAGTGCTGCGTTGTGCCGATGCGTTGCGGCAGCGTGGACAACGGTTTAGGACTTCAGCAGGCTATGAAGTCTTTGTCAATCAGCATACGGCGAATGCGGTTTATGGGCTGCGATCATCTGATGGGAGTAAACAGTTTCTTCTGGAGGGGAAAGACCCGATCGCCGCTGGAGAAGCCAATATTACCAGTTGCGTTCTGGATCGGGAGGGCGATTTGCGGGTGTCGTTTGATCGGGGTTCATTTTCCAGCCCAGAAGCCATCCAGTGGGCAGTTCACAGTGCTGCAATTGTAATCAATGATATTCAGGCAGATGTGATCGGTAGTTTTCAGCGTTCAGTTGGTCTGGATAGCGCTTCATTCGGGCAAAAGCAGCCAGATACCATGAAAATTTTGATTGAAGGTGTGGACGATAATCCCACATTTGCCCCAGCAGTGTGTGCAGAACTGGGACAACTTAACCCTGTGATCGCCGATCGTTGCTGTCCAGTTACCTCCCTTCAACATGCCGATTTGGTAGAGGTAGAGCGTTATCTGGCAGGCATTCAACCAACCTGGAATCGGCAGGATCAGCAATCGATTCTGAATCAGATTGGGCGATCGGGGCAAAAAGTTGATCATCTAGATCTGCCAAATGCCTTTCGCGATATTAAGATTGTTACCCTCAAGGCTGGAGAGATATTATTTGAGGCAGATTCCCCTGGAAGTTTTGTTTACATTTCAATGGGGGAAGGCTTGAGAAGTTTTCCCTCTGGGGGCTATCAGGCAGCCCCAGTTCAAGCCTGGATGCAGATTGGTGATACGGCTGCAATTAAAGGCTCTCGACGAAATGCGCGGGTCATTGCAGAACAACCCACCCATCTGTTGATGATTCCGAAGCAGCCTTATCTCCAGTATTGGTATAACCCCTACACCGTTGATGAATTTATCCAATTATTTGGGGGAACTCACCAATCTACCCTGGAACGGCGGCACCTGCTGCCAGCGATCGCGGTCTATAAAAAGTTCATTGGAAAAACCCGTCGCCATCGCTATTTGCCGTTGAGCCTTCGGCTTAAAACCGTGTTTCAAGATCCGGAGCAGGTTGCTCCGTTTATCACCTATTTGGAACAACGAGATGTCCGAGTCGGAGATTGTCTGTTTCGTCAGGCTGATCCGGCGGATGCCATCTACTTTTTGGAGTTGGGACAAGTTCACACGGTGGTTGAGTTCATTAGCGGACAGCCCAAATCGGTACAGTCCTATGAATCGGGCGCATTGATTGGAGAAATTGATTTTTATACTCAGTCTGGTTATCAAACAACGGCTGTGGCTCAATGCGATAGC